One window of the Periophthalmus magnuspinnatus isolate fPerMag1 chromosome 6, fPerMag1.2.pri, whole genome shotgun sequence genome contains the following:
- the nlrc5 gene encoding NLR family, CARD domain containing 5 isoform X2, whose translation MEEEVDPDQENAQIVLNQEYPELLHILTHQPSTTLKELCALPLTSNAGVVICPTSSPAAMAKDVLDYYRSAESSMCRDFLQRICMLCENIPMWLESRLMSVSGSPTNVSDSYRLHATESLDKHINKRPRIDHWEQFITSVKGLLRMKWEAMRKRLVLDVELDQVWVSVKRANRARNTPDQTPGSGDGGSKTPDLDVECGFSEARVTLDTFLQGSTGKVTILYGKPGSGKTIHMSHLGELWACDLGHIPSSHLFILLEFRHLNLLSQTLSFYDLLFQYYPSPQGGEDEKIAIVDYLLSNPEQSCWILDGYDEFQFNLYKRDYNNAQLDPRSPRPVAELIAALLHRHILPGCTVVFTCRVRDVTDLERKAEKVGELLPWNHHKIKEYVHKYFQHKGNLAAGKHATKLLFSNKRLVAMSSIPALCNISCICLEYFLQEIQQCGEDKADLKKHNKEMQSILQMPSTLTGVYLTSIGTFLSHLNQAKSAEVRLSSSTILPLTSLVSNYKSELSELFELAWNGLETGKIVFLEEEIPHRILHFSIVAGFISETELRQNGILVNVYCFAHLTVQEFLSALKIMTSVDDKELKNRLSLKTRWPSKSDQKTVFTNSLHRFLSGLASPHCSALLALLTKEDHSFVHKRQETVKKWLQQMCHTHMTGPKVLELCHCVQESQDKQLSKQLMSVKPKLELHNITLSPNDLDALAFVVNSSEERNIALDFRACSIELDGLELLSQCDTITNLSFHSRKYEDSFAEKLSTILPKLSSLKKLSVCDARMSAIGAAHLASALVECRCITEINFSGNNLRDDGTKHITDILPKLPQLSFVNLGQNNSSLQAAVYLTKEIASMNVQRIYIDGNTEELMVTFDPNQDRHSHKADSRAEISLLKQKWNKTEMQKLAHSLSQYPSVSVLNLSGQLKVETLKVLVLFLPKLHITEKITLKGCCSSLEAVLVLTSFMSQCTTVSEIHIRRKSPSEAVIVFNASCVSKSLRVNNSSFKPGDVTALCNKLILCHAFLELDLSQSPLKDGTIQNLVEVLPKMTSLKTLQLNGCIVSTNGALILVKGLTGCERVKSVQLSLQRESRVTFDETKSDRFSCRFSYFSLDGDSLGGLVEALQSRPQLSELDLSSNKLDDKDIKHFVNFLPGLNVNNYINLSDNDLKQPGMLDVVNTLSTCDSVSAVEVCLAEDPKCIIWFKQCKKQEKYLRVTGATLTPDHQKQLVQIMSSCQLPVKLEIKNSFSSSVEEFVELFDSSCAGCTVNIEESWIRSEEAVRLLCHCLELNRNISSIRIQQTTLCLHLENSNNPSQYSVCNILSLLHLSLVNCEIQGRHLALMKDILERCVHLTELDLSHNYLGEIGAEFLCSVIPSLPKLVSLRVDKDRCAHFAEILCKSLLQCNDLLYLSLSGYVISEIAAQMITSVLPHLKSINLSHCSWSNSGGVQLIRSLGHCEHLEELCLNFVQLDQESKMCLVQSLPRAKTLRRLKLRNVSTSGVFNVLVAVKELVHLEDLEMNNWKMLDNEVELLVKLFPLWTHLQKICLSQTFNNDQSGDKLLEALKNCTCLKELHISRNNLSDLTAARMALVFPSLIHLCEIDISENKIGPKGSMDLAKAISSLKNLIKINLTSVGTSELCAAVASLANCPQIQDVRMGWNNCGDDVAHTLVRVLHVCQSLKKIDLECNRVSLAGAEAILEALQSCPALQIIRLWKNRVSPTDAEKLSWKDRRLTFSST comes from the exons ATGGAGGAGGAAGTTGATCCTGATCAGGAAAATGCCCAAATTGTCTTAAATCAGGAGTACCCTGAGCTATTGCACATACTCACTCATCAACCATCAACAACTCTTAAGGAATTATGTGCGCTTCCATTGACTTCCAATGCAGGGGTGGTCATCTGTCCCACTAGTTCTCCTGCAGCGATGGCAAAAGATGTATTGGACTACTACAGGTCAGCAGAGTCTTCAATGTGCCGCGACTTTCTCCAGCGCATATGCATGTTATGTGAGAACATCCCTATGTGGCTGGAATCAAGGCTTATGTCAGTGTCTGGAAGTCCAACCA ATGTGTCTGACAGCTATAGACTACACGCAACAGAGTCGTTGGATAAGCACATCAATAAAAGACCCCGCATCG ATCACTGGGAGCAGTTTATTACTTCAGTCAAAGGTTTGTTGAGAATGAAGTGGGAAGCCATGAGGAAACGACTGGTGTTGGATGTGGAACTGGATCAAGTGTGGGTCAGTGTGAAGAGAGCAAACAGAGCCAGAAACACACCAGACCAAACACCTGGTTCTGGTGATGGAGGCAGCAAAACACCCG ATTTGGATGTGGAGTGTGGGTTTTCAGAGGCTAGAGTAACACTGGACACCTTCCTTCAAGGCAGTACGGGAAAAGTCACTATTTTGTATGGGAAGCCCGGATCAGGAAAAACAATTCATATGTCTCATTTAGGAGAGCTTTGGGCGTGTGATTTG ggGCATATCCCTTCTTCCCACTTATTTATTCTGCTTGAATTTCGCCACCTCAATTTATTGTCCCAAACCTTGTCTTTTTATGATCTACTGTTCCAGTATTATCCATCTCCGCAAGGGGGAGAAGATGAGAAG ATAGCCATTGTGGACTATCTTCTGTCTAATCCAGAGCAAAGTTGTTGGATTCTGGATGGCTATGATGAATTTCAATTCAATCTTTATAAGAGAGACTACAACAATGCACAGTTGGACCCCAGAAGCCCCCGGCCTGTTGCCGAGCTCATCGCAGCCTTGTTACACAGGCACATTCTTCCAGGCTGCACAGTAGTTTTCACCTGTCGTGTGCGTGATGTCACAGATTTAGAGCGCAAAGCAGAGAAAGTGGGAGAACTTCTTCCTTGGAACCACCATAAAATTAAGGAGTATGTACATAAATACTTTCAACACAAAG GTAATTTAGCTGCTGGAAAACACGCAACAAAACTGCTCTTCTCAAACAAACGCCTTGTTGCCATGTCGTCCATCCCTGCACTCTGCAACATCTCCTGCATTTGCTTAGAATACTTTCTTCAGGAAATACAACAATGTGGTGAGGACAAAGCAGatttaaagaaacacaacaaAGAAATGCAATCTATCCTTCAGATGCCTTCCACCCTCACCGGTGTTTACCTCACAAGTATTGGAACGTTTCTTAGCCACTTGAATCAGGCAAAGAGTGCTGAAGTAAGGCTCTCATCAAG cacTATTCTCCCACTGACAAGTCTTGTGAGCAACTATAAGTCTGAGCTGAGTGAACTGTTTGAACTGGCCTGGAATGGTTTAGAGACAGGAAAAATCGTATTTCTTGAAGAAGAGATTCCTCACAGAATCTTACATTTTTCCATAGTGGCAGGGTTCATTTCAGAG ACTGAACTGAGACAGAATGGAATACTGGTCAATGTGTATTGCTTTGCACATCTCACTGTGCAAGAGTTTCTTTCAGCGCTCAAAATAATGACTAGTGTTGATGACAAAGAGCTCAAAAACCG GCTCAGTCTAAAAACCCGCTGGCCTAGCAAGTCAGACCAGAAGACAGTCTTCACCAACTCCCTCCATCGGTTTCTGTCAGGTTTGGCCTCACCACACTGTTCAGCTCTCCTTGCACTCCTGACCAAAGAGGATCACAGTTTTGTCCATAAACGTCAGGAAACTGTGAAAAAATGGCTCCAACAAATGTGTCACACCCACATGACTGGACCAAAG GTTTTGGAGCTTTGCCACTGTGTCCAGGAAAGCCAGGACAAACAACTTTCCAAACAACTCATGAGTGTAAAACCCAAACTTGAACTCCACAACATTACCCTGTCTCCTAATGATCTAGATGCTCTGGCCTTCGTGGTGAACTCCAGTGAGGAGAGAAATATTGCTTTAGATTTTCGAGCATGTTCAATAGAACTAGATGGTTTGGAGCTCCTATCCCAGTGTGATACAATTACCAACCTCAG TTTCCACAGCCGCAAATATGAAGACAGTTTTGCTGAGAAATTATCCACAATTTTACCGAAACTTTCTTCTTTGAAAAAACTCag TGTCTGTGATGCACGCATGAGTGCAATAGGTGCAGCTCATTTGGCTTCTGCTTTGGTGGAGTGTCGATGCATTACTGAAATAAA TTTCAGTGGCAACAATCTTCGAGATGATGGGACAAAACATATCACTGATATCCTGCCTAAGCTCCCACAGCTTTCCTTTGTAAA TCTTGGCCAAAACAACTCAAGTCTACAAGCAGCAGTCTATCTGACAAAAGAAATAGCTTCAATGAACGTCCAGCGTATTTATATCga TGGTAACACTGAAGAGCTAATGGTAACCTTTGACCCAAACCAGGACAGGCATAG TCACAAAGCTGATTCTCGAGCAGAGATTAG tttattaaaacagaaatggaATAAAACTGAGATGCAAAAACTTGCACATTCACTCAGTCAGTACCCTTCAGTGTCTGTTCTCAA TTTGTCCGGCCAGTTGAAAGTTGAAACCTTAAAGGTGCTTGTACTGTTCTTGCCAAAGTTACACATCACAGAAAAGATTAC tttgaaaggcTGCTGCTCCTCTTTGGAAGCTGTGCTCGTTCTCACCTCATTCATGTCTCAGTGCACCACAGTCAGTGAGATTCACATCAG GAGAAAAAGCCCTTCTGAAGCCGTGATTGTTTTTAATGCCAGTTGTGTGTCTAAATCATTAAG GGTGAACAACAGCAGCTTTAAGCCAGGAGATGtcactgcactatgtaacaagCTGATCCTGTGTCATGCATTTTTGGAGTTGGA TTTGTCTCAGAGCCCACTAAAAGATGGCACAATCCAGAACTTAGTTGAAGTCCTGCCAAAGATGACTTCACTCAAAACGCTCCA ATTGAACGGCTGCATTGTATCCACAAACGGAGCTCTCATTTTGGTCAAAGGACTTACTGGCTGTGAGCGAGTGAAATCTGTGCAGCTCag TTtacagagagagtccagagtcACTTTCGACGAAACAAAGTCAGACCGATTCAGCTGTCG GTTCAGTTACTTCAGTCTGGACGGGGACAGCTTGGGGGGGCTGGTAGAGGCACTGCAGAGTCGACCTCAACTGTCTGAACTGGA TCTTTCAAGCAATAAATTGGATGATAAAGAcattaaacattttgtgaacTTCCTGCCGGGGCTTAATGTCAATAACTATATAAA TTTGAGCGACAATGATTTGAAGCAGCCCGGGATGCTAGATGTGGTTAACACGCTATCCACATGTGACAGTGTTTCTGCAGTCGAGGTTTG CTTGGCAGAAGATCCAAAGTGCATCATCTGGTTTAAACAGTGCAAAAAGCAGGAGAAATATCTAAG GGTCACCGGGGCAACTCTGACTCCTGACCACCAAAAGCAGTTAGTCCAGATTATGTCCAGTTGTCAACTTCCAGTCAAACTAGA GATAAAGAACAGTTTTTCAAGCTCTGTCGAAGAGTTTGTTGAACTGTTTGACAGCAGCTGTGCCGGATGCACTGTAAA TATTGAGGAGTCCTGGATCAGATCAGAGGAAGCTGTGCGACTGCTCTGTCACTGTCTGGAGCTTAACAGAAACATTAGCTCAATCAG GATACAACAGACAACATTATGCCTGCATTTGGAGAACTCTAACAACCCAAGCCAGTACTCAGTTTG TAACATCCTTTCACTCCTTCATTTGAGTTTGGTGAACTGTGAGATACAGGGAAGACATCTTGCACTCATGAAGGACATTCTTGAGAGATGTGTTCACCTGACGGAGTTAGA tttgtcacACAACTACCTTGGTGAAATTGGCGCTGAGTTTCTTTGTTCTGTCATCCCCTCATTGCCAAAGCTGGTTTCATTGAG AGTTGACAAAGACAGATGTgcacattttgctgaaatacttTGTAAGTCCTTGTTGCAGTGTAATGATCTTCTCTACTTAAG CCTCTCAGGTTATGTGATAAGTGAGATTGCAGCTCAAATGATTACAAGTGTGTTACCTCATCTTAAATCAATaaa TCTGTCACACTGTTCCTGGTCAAATTCCGGAGGAGTGCAACTCATCAGAAGTTTGGGACATTGTGAACATCTTGAGGAGCTTTG tttGAATTTTGTGCAGCTTGATCAAGAAAGCAAAATGTGCCTAGTCCAGTCACTACCAAGAGCCAAAACATTACGTCGTCTCAA GCTCAGAAACGTATCTACATCAGGCGTGTTCAATGTCCTTGTTGCAGTGAAGGAGCTTGTACATTTGGAAGATTTAGA AATGAACAACTGGAAGATGCTCGATAATGAAGTAGAGCTTTTAGTGAAGCTTTTCCCTCTCTGGACGCATCTTCAAAAAATCTG tttgtcCCAAACCTTTAATAATGACCAATCAGGCGACAAGCTCCTGGAGGCTTTGAAAAACTGCACTTGTCTGAAGGAGCTTCA CATATCACGTAACAACCTGAGTGATCTTACTGCAGCAAGAATGGCACTTGTTTTCCCATCACTGATTCACCTGTGTGAGATTGA tatttcagaaaataaaattggacctAAAGGTTCAATGGATCTGGCTAAAGCGATATCAAGCTTAAAGAACCTGATCAAGATTAA TCTGACCTCTGTTGGAACATCAGAGCTGTGTGCTGCTGTTGCTAGTCTGGCAAATTGTCCTCAGATACAGGATGTGCG tatggGATGGAATAACTGTGGTGATGATGTGGCTCACACTCTGGTCAGAGTGCTGCATGTTTGccaaagtttgaaaaaaatagA TCTGGAGTGCAACCGTGTGAGTCTTGCTGGTGCTGAGGCCATACTTGAAGCTTTGCAGTCTTGTCCCGCACTGCAAATAATCAG GCTGTGGAAAAACAGAGTATCACCGACTGATGCAGAGAAGCTCAGTTGGAAGGACAGAAGGCTCACTTTCTCCTCAACATAA